A genomic stretch from Pseudomonas sp. MUP55 includes:
- the ureG gene encoding urease accessory protein UreG — MNTQPLRVGIGGPVGSGKTALTLALCLALRERYNLAVVTNDIYTREDADFLVRNQALAPERIIGVETGGCPHTAIREDASINLEAVDQLNRRFPGLDLILVESGGDNLSATFSPELSDLTIYVIDVSAGDKLPRKGGPGICKSDLLVINKIDLAPLVGASLELMNSDTQRMRNGKPFVFSNQKTGVGLDEIVAFIERQGLLTAA; from the coding sequence ATGAACACACAACCCCTGCGCGTCGGCATCGGCGGCCCGGTAGGCTCCGGCAAGACCGCCCTGACCCTCGCCCTGTGCCTGGCGCTGCGTGAGCGCTACAACCTGGCCGTGGTCACCAACGACATCTACACCCGCGAAGACGCCGACTTCCTGGTGCGCAACCAGGCTCTGGCGCCGGAACGCATCATCGGTGTGGAAACCGGCGGCTGCCCGCACACGGCAATCCGCGAAGATGCTTCGATCAACCTGGAAGCGGTGGACCAGCTCAACCGCCGTTTTCCCGGTCTGGACCTGATTCTGGTGGAGTCCGGCGGCGATAACCTGTCGGCGACGTTCAGCCCCGAACTGTCAGACCTGACTATCTACGTGATCGATGTGTCGGCCGGCGACAAGCTGCCGCGCAAGGGCGGGCCCGGTATTTGCAAATCCGACCTGCTGGTGATCAACAAGATCGACCTCGCGCCGCTGGTGGGTGCCTCGCTGGAGTTGATGAACAGCGACACCCAACGCATGCGCAATGGCAAACCCTTTGTGTTCAGCAACCAGAAAACCGGCGTCGGCCTGGATGAAATCGTCGCCTTTATCGAACGTCAAGGTCTGCTGACTGCTGCCTGA
- a CDS encoding AGE family epimerase/isomerase — MPQPLLNSVLTHFHDLIVPLWQGPGWNADLALPYEALDADHHPLPPQRYRAMACARQLYLFASLIGEPGAAFAEERAAALFRSLQRHFHDAEHGGWFYSIDPAGQPLDKRKDLYTHAFIIFACAHYWAKVREPLVESVLNAALAVVAERFATGDGLYEAVLERNWSSLACGPLQNPLMHLAEGFLATLAVREDAITRDALLDLAGALQKRFIDRQHGVMMEKPLGAVDNWFEPGHQFEWFFLLESSEVLRGTALHASLTQAFEYAEQYGVDKFSGAVSGMLALDGSVRDGTQRIWAQAEYLRALTLRPGSEAVLRRQLLALQNNFLHDKGWHECLDAQGVVSRRDMPSTTPYHLATCYQGLIRHLG, encoded by the coding sequence ATGCCCCAACCTCTCTTGAATTCCGTGCTCACGCACTTCCACGACCTGATCGTGCCGCTCTGGCAAGGCCCGGGCTGGAACGCCGACCTGGCGTTGCCGTACGAAGCACTGGATGCCGACCACCACCCGCTGCCCCCGCAACGCTATCGCGCCATGGCCTGCGCCCGGCAGTTGTACCTGTTCGCCAGCCTGATCGGCGAACCCGGTGCGGCCTTTGCCGAGGAACGCGCCGCCGCGCTGTTTCGTTCCCTGCAGCGGCACTTCCATGACGCCGAACACGGCGGCTGGTTCTACAGCATCGACCCGGCCGGGCAACCGCTGGATAAACGCAAAGACCTCTACACCCACGCCTTCATCATCTTCGCCTGCGCCCATTACTGGGCCAAAGTGCGCGAACCGCTGGTGGAGTCGGTGCTCAATGCCGCCCTTGCAGTAGTCGCCGAACGCTTTGCCACGGGCGACGGCCTGTACGAAGCGGTGCTGGAGCGCAACTGGTCGAGCCTCGCTTGCGGCCCCTTGCAGAACCCGCTGATGCACCTCGCCGAAGGCTTTCTCGCCACGCTGGCGGTGCGGGAAGATGCCATCACCCGCGACGCCCTGCTGGACCTGGCCGGCGCCCTGCAAAAGCGCTTTATCGACCGCCAGCACGGCGTGATGATGGAAAAACCCCTGGGCGCTGTGGATAACTGGTTCGAGCCAGGGCACCAGTTCGAATGGTTCTTTTTGCTCGAATCGTCGGAAGTGCTGCGCGGTACGGCGCTGCATGCCTCACTGACGCAAGCGTTCGAATACGCCGAGCAATACGGTGTGGATAAGTTCAGCGGAGCGGTCAGCGGCATGCTGGCCCTGGACGGCAGCGTGCGCGACGGCACGCAACGTATCTGGGCCCAGGCGGAATACCTGCGGGCCTTGACCTTGCGGCCCGGCAGTGAGGCCGTGTTACGGCGCCAGTTGCTGGCGCTGCAGAACAACTTCCTGCATGACAAGGGCTGGCACGAATGCCTGGATGCCCAGGGCGTGGTGAGCCGGCGGGACATGCCTTCCACCACGCCTTATCATTTGGCTACTTGCTATCAAGGGCTGATCCGGCATCTGGGTTGA
- a CDS encoding AsmA family protein: MTRTRKIVAWSCASFVLLIAIAVLVLVFFDWNRIKPPLNAKVSEELHRPFAINGNLAVVWQREPDEGGWRAWVPWPHVIAEDLSLGNPDWSKQPQMVTLKKVELRISLLALLAQRVVIPRIDLTEPSADLQRLADGRANWTFTFDPKDPDAEPSSWVVDIGAIGFDKGHVTLDDQTLKTRLDVIIDPLGKPIPFGEIVGDADAKKALEKGSAPQDYAFGLKVKGQYHGQALAGTGKIGGLLALQDAAKPFPLQAQVKIADTSIALAGTLTDPLNLGALDLRLKLAGASLGNLYPLTGVTLPDSPAYSTDGHLIAKLHEASGASFRYDNFNGKIGNSDIHGNLAYVASQPRPKLSGALVSNQLLMDDLAPLIGADSNAKQKARGGESKQPATKVLPVEEFRTERWRDMDADVEFTGKRIVHSAELPFTDLYTHLVLNDGELSLEPLRFGVAGGKLDAQIRLNGRTTPMEGRAKLTARNFKLKQLFPTFEPMKTSFGELNGDADISGRGNSVAALLGTSNGDLKMLINDGAISRGLMEIAGLNVGNYVVGRLFGDKEVKINCAAADFGIKTGLATTRLFVFDTENAIIYVDGTANMATEQLDLTITPESKGFRLFSLRSPLYVNGPFIKPNAGVKAIPLALRGAGMVALGVIAGPAAGLLALVAPSGGEPNECAPLLQQMKEGKAPKTVK; the protein is encoded by the coding sequence ATGACGCGCACTCGCAAAATCGTCGCCTGGAGCTGCGCCAGCTTCGTTCTGTTAATTGCCATCGCGGTGTTGGTCCTGGTGTTTTTCGACTGGAACCGCATCAAGCCGCCCCTCAATGCCAAGGTCTCCGAAGAGCTGCACCGCCCGTTCGCCATCAATGGCAACCTGGCGGTGGTGTGGCAGCGTGAGCCCGATGAAGGCGGCTGGCGGGCCTGGGTGCCATGGCCGCATGTGATCGCCGAAGACCTGAGCCTGGGTAATCCCGACTGGTCCAAGCAACCGCAGATGGTCACGCTCAAGAAAGTCGAACTGCGTATTTCGCTCTTGGCGTTGTTGGCGCAGCGTGTGGTCATCCCGCGTATCGACCTCACCGAACCGAGCGCCGACCTGCAGCGCCTGGCCGACGGCCGGGCCAACTGGACCTTCACATTCGACCCCAAGGATCCCGACGCCGAGCCGTCCAGCTGGGTGGTGGATATCGGCGCCATCGGCTTTGACAAAGGCCACGTCACCCTCGACGACCAGACCCTCAAGACCCGCCTCGATGTGATCATCGACCCGCTGGGCAAACCGATTCCCTTCGGTGAAATCGTCGGTGACGCCGATGCCAAAAAGGCCCTGGAGAAGGGCTCCGCGCCGCAAGACTATGCGTTCGGCCTCAAGGTCAAAGGCCAGTACCACGGTCAGGCGCTCGCCGGCACCGGCAAGATCGGCGGCCTGCTCGCCTTGCAGGATGCGGCCAAGCCGTTCCCGCTGCAGGCTCAGGTCAAGATCGCCGACACCAGCATCGCCCTGGCCGGTACCCTGACCGACCCGCTTAACCTCGGCGCCCTGGACCTGCGCCTTAAGCTCGCCGGTGCAAGCCTGGGCAATCTCTACCCGCTGACCGGCGTCACGCTGCCGGATTCGCCGGCGTATTCAACCGACGGCCATTTGATCGCCAAGCTGCATGAAGCCAGTGGCGCGTCCTTCCGCTACGACAATTTCAACGGCAAGATCGGCAACAGCGACATCCACGGCAACCTGGCCTATGTCGCCAGCCAGCCGCGGCCCAAGCTCAGCGGCGCGCTGGTGTCCAACCAACTGCTGATGGATGACCTGGCGCCCCTGATCGGCGCCGACTCCAACGCCAAACAGAAAGCCCGAGGCGGTGAAAGCAAGCAACCGGCCACCAAGGTGTTACCGGTTGAAGAGTTTCGCACCGAGCGCTGGCGCGATATGGATGCCGACGTGGAATTCACCGGCAAACGCATCGTGCACAGCGCCGAGCTGCCCTTCACCGACCTCTATACCCACCTGGTGCTCAACGACGGCGAGCTGAGCCTTGAGCCCCTGCGTTTCGGCGTGGCCGGCGGCAAGCTCGACGCGCAGATCCGCTTGAATGGCCGTACCACACCGATGGAAGGCCGGGCCAAACTCACGGCGCGCAACTTCAAGCTCAAACAGCTGTTCCCCACCTTCGAACCGATGAAAACCAGCTTTGGTGAGCTCAACGGCGACGCCGATATTTCCGGGCGCGGCAACTCCGTGGCGGCGCTGCTGGGCACCTCCAACGGTGACCTGAAGATGCTGATCAACGACGGCGCCATCAGCCGTGGCCTGATGGAAATCGCCGGCCTCAACGTGGGCAACTACGTGGTGGGGCGTCTGTTTGGCGACAAGGAAGTGAAGATCAACTGCGCGGCGGCGGACTTCGGTATCAAGACGGGTCTGGCGACCACGCGCTTGTTCGTGTTCGATACCGAGAACGCGATCATCTACGTCGATGGCACGGCGAATATGGCGACCGAGCAGTTGGACCTGACCATTACGCCGGAGTCCAAGGGCTTCCGTCTGTTCTCCCTGCGCTCGCCGTTGTATGTGAACGGGCCGTTCATCAAGCCCAACGCCGGGGTCAAAGCCATTCCCCTGGCGCTGCGCGGAGCGGGCATGGTCGCACTGGGTGTGATCGCCGGTCCGGCTGCCGGGTTGCTCGCACTGGTCGCGCCAAGTGGCGGCGAGCCCAATGAGTGCGCACCGTTGCTGCAACAGATGAAAGAAGGCAAGGCGCCGAAAACCGTGAAGTAA
- the ureE gene encoding urease accessory protein UreE, giving the protein MLVIHRRIAPQPLWDAELLLNFEARSKSRLRCFSADGEDVGLFLERGQPPLHDGEFLQAEDGRVVRVCARPEQLLHVTCRNAFELTRAAYHLGNRHVALQVGDGWLRLLDDYVLKAMLEQLGADAQTIEAPFQPEHGAYGGGHHHSRHGDEDFNYAPKLHQFGVRP; this is encoded by the coding sequence ATGCTGGTGATCCACCGCCGAATCGCACCGCAACCCCTCTGGGACGCCGAACTGCTGCTCAACTTCGAAGCCCGCAGCAAAAGCCGCTTGCGCTGTTTCAGTGCTGACGGAGAAGACGTCGGCCTGTTTTTGGAGCGTGGACAACCGCCGCTGCATGATGGCGAATTCCTACAGGCCGAAGACGGACGTGTCGTACGCGTCTGCGCACGCCCTGAACAACTGCTGCACGTCACCTGCCGCAACGCGTTCGAACTGACCCGCGCCGCCTATCACCTGGGCAACCGCCATGTGGCCCTGCAGGTCGGCGATGGCTGGCTGCGCCTGCTTGACGACTATGTGCTCAAGGCCATGCTCGAACAGCTGGGCGCCGATGCGCAAACCATCGAGGCGCCCTTCCAGCCCGAACACGGCGCCTACGGCGGCGGTCATCATCACTCGCGCCATGGCGATGAAGATTTCAACTATGCACCCAAGCTGCATCAGTTCGGCGTGCGTCCATGA
- a CDS encoding TetR family transcriptional regulator, which translates to MLPRAEQKQQTRLALMDAARHLMECGRGFGSLSLREVAKTAGIVPTGFYRHFADMDQLGLVLVSEVGQTFRATIRLVRHNEFVMGGIIDASVRIFLDVVSANRSQFLFLAREQYGGCLAVRQAIGALREDITTDLAADLTRMPKLQHLDAEGLHVMADLIVKSVFATLPDIIDPPAHALPAHLTPQAKITQQLRFIFIGLKHWQGLGSTE; encoded by the coding sequence ATGCTGCCCCGTGCCGAACAAAAGCAACAGACTCGCCTCGCCTTGATGGACGCTGCTCGTCATTTGATGGAGTGCGGCCGTGGGTTTGGCAGCCTGAGCCTGCGCGAAGTGGCCAAGACAGCGGGCATCGTGCCCACCGGCTTCTATCGCCATTTCGCCGACATGGACCAACTCGGGCTGGTACTGGTCAGTGAAGTCGGGCAGACCTTCCGCGCCACGATTCGCCTGGTGCGCCACAACGAATTCGTCATGGGCGGGATCATCGACGCGTCCGTGCGGATCTTTCTCGATGTGGTATCGGCCAACCGTTCCCAATTTCTGTTCCTGGCCCGCGAACAATATGGCGGTTGCCTGGCCGTGCGCCAAGCCATCGGAGCCCTGCGCGAAGACATCACCACGGACCTTGCGGCCGACCTCACGCGCATGCCCAAGCTGCAGCACCTGGATGCCGAGGGGTTGCACGTGATGGCTGACCTCATCGTCAAAAGTGTGTTCGCCACCCTGCCCGACATCATCGACCCACCGGCCCACGCCCTGCCTGCCCACCTCACGCCCCAGGCGAAGATCACCCAGCAATTGCGCTTTATCTTTATCGGCCTCAAACATTGGCAAGGCCTGGGCAGTACCGAGTAA
- a CDS encoding AI-2E family transporter, giving the protein MPTFSQRHVLLLASYIIIFGGLLLVLPLKLLPSLLAGLLVYELVNMLTPQLQRLIEGRRARWLAVALLGTLIVSVLTLIFAGAISFLLHEAENPGASLDKFMHVVDRARGQLPPSIDAYLPASAAEFRVAIGDWLSKHLSELQLVGKDAAHMFVTLLIGMVLGAIIALQRVPDLTKRKPLAAALFDRLHLLVQAFRNIVFAQIKIAALNTAFTAVFLAVVLPLCGIHLPLTKTLIVLTFLLGLLPVIGNLMSNTLITIVALSLSIWVAVAALGYLIVIHKVEYFLNARIVGGQISAKSWELLLAMLVFEAAFGLPGVVAGPIYYAYLKSELKLGGMV; this is encoded by the coding sequence ATGCCAACGTTTTCTCAGCGTCATGTGTTGTTGCTTGCCAGCTACATCATTATTTTCGGCGGATTGCTGCTGGTGCTGCCGCTGAAGTTGCTGCCCAGCCTGCTGGCCGGCCTGTTGGTCTATGAACTGGTCAACATGCTCACGCCCCAACTGCAACGGCTGATCGAAGGACGGCGTGCGCGCTGGCTGGCGGTGGCCCTGCTCGGCACCCTGATCGTCAGCGTACTCACGCTGATCTTTGCCGGCGCCATCAGCTTCCTGCTTCACGAAGCGGAAAATCCCGGCGCCTCGCTGGATAAATTCATGCACGTGGTCGACCGCGCACGCGGCCAGTTACCTCCGTCCATCGATGCCTACCTGCCCGCCAGCGCCGCTGAATTTCGCGTGGCCATCGGCGACTGGCTGAGCAAGCACCTGAGCGAGCTGCAACTGGTCGGCAAAGACGCCGCGCATATGTTCGTCACTCTGCTGATCGGCATGGTGCTCGGCGCGATCATCGCCCTGCAGCGCGTGCCCGACCTGACCAAGCGCAAGCCCCTGGCCGCCGCATTGTTCGACCGCCTGCACCTGCTGGTCCAGGCGTTTCGCAACATCGTCTTCGCCCAGATCAAGATCGCCGCGCTCAACACCGCCTTCACCGCCGTGTTCCTCGCCGTGGTGCTGCCGTTGTGCGGTATTCACCTGCCGCTGACCAAAACCCTGATCGTGCTGACCTTCCTGCTCGGCCTGCTGCCGGTGATCGGCAACCTGATGTCCAACACCCTGATCACGATTGTCGCGTTGTCGCTGTCAATCTGGGTCGCGGTGGCGGCGCTGGGGTATCTGATCGTGATCCACAAGGTCGAGTACTTCCTCAACGCGCGCATCGTGGGTGGGCAGATCAGTGCCAAGTCATGGGAATTGCTGCTGGCGATGCTGGTATTCGAGGCCGCGTTCGGCTTGCCGGGGGTGGTGGCGGGGCCGATTTACTATGCGTATTTGAAGAGTGAGTTGAAGCTCGGCGGGATGGTTTAG
- a CDS encoding PsiF family protein, whose protein sequence is MKMLRIPLLMMGLLLCSQGFAATAQQNKMTTCNAEASTKTLKGDDRKAFMKTCLSAPAANDAKTLTPQQQKMKDCNASAKTKALAGDARKTFMSTCLKN, encoded by the coding sequence ATGAAGATGCTGCGTATTCCGCTGTTGATGATGGGCCTGCTGCTGTGTTCCCAGGGTTTTGCCGCCACCGCCCAGCAAAACAAGATGACCACCTGCAATGCCGAAGCCTCCACCAAGACTCTCAAGGGCGACGACCGCAAGGCCTTCATGAAGACCTGCCTCTCGGCCCCGGCGGCCAATGACGCCAAGACCCTGACCCCGCAGCAGCAGAAGATGAAAGACTGCAATGCCTCGGCCAAAACCAAGGCGTTGGCCGGCGATGCGCGTAAAACCTTCATGAGCACCTGCCTGAAGAATTGA
- a CDS encoding HupE/UreJ family protein → MKLKKLFTAAALLLAPALAFAHPGHGDNGLVAGISHPLGGLDHLLAMVAVGLWAAQQKGNARWALPCAFVGTLLIGGLLGFEGLHLPALESGIAASVLALGLAVALAVRPPLFVAVGATALFALFHGVAHGLELPDMSSPWAYAAGFVGATAALHAAGYAVVRLLPAAAAPLVRVAGAASAATGVWLLAG, encoded by the coding sequence ATGAAACTCAAGAAACTGTTCACCGCCGCTGCCTTGCTGCTGGCCCCCGCCCTGGCCTTTGCTCACCCGGGCCACGGCGACAATGGCCTGGTTGCCGGCATCAGCCACCCGTTGGGCGGTCTGGACCACCTGCTGGCCATGGTCGCGGTCGGGCTGTGGGCGGCGCAGCAAAAAGGCAATGCACGTTGGGCGCTGCCTTGCGCGTTTGTCGGCACCCTGTTGATCGGCGGCCTGCTGGGTTTCGAAGGCCTGCACCTGCCGGCGCTGGAAAGCGGGATTGCCGCGTCGGTGCTGGCCCTGGGTCTCGCGGTGGCGCTGGCGGTGCGGCCACCGTTGTTTGTGGCGGTGGGTGCGACGGCGTTGTTTGCGCTGTTTCACGGCGTGGCCCATGGCCTGGAGCTGCCGGACATGTCCAGCCCCTGGGCGTATGCGGCCGGGTTCGTCGGTGCGACCGCAGCGCTGCACGCGGCGGGTTATGCCGTGGTGCGCTTGCTGCCGGCGGCAGCGGCGCCGTTGGTACGCGTGGCCGGGGCTGCTTCTGCGGCGACTGGGGTCTGGTTGCTGGCAGGCTGA
- a CDS encoding DMT family transporter, translated as MQYAYPLLAIFIWAGNTVVNKLAVGSIFPAEIGFYRWLFAALLFTPFMLKPVIANWPLIRPNLGKIFILGVLGMAVYQSLAYYAATLTSATNMGIILSLMPLMALTAAIISLGQRLTFGALTGAVLSFAGVVVVVSSGSLGTLLQHGVNLGDGMMLIATLAYAVYSTLLKKWQLRLPPLVLLYLQVLVAVVVLLPLFLFSAKAGLGWANIPLVLYACLLASMLAPLAWMHSVKALGPSRTTLFFNLLPLITALIAAVVLKEELALYHVVGGLLTLGGVILSERWTTPVRRSADTSC; from the coding sequence ATGCAATACGCCTATCCCCTGCTGGCCATTTTTATCTGGGCCGGCAACACCGTGGTCAACAAGCTGGCGGTGGGTTCGATCTTCCCCGCTGAAATCGGCTTTTATCGCTGGCTGTTCGCGGCGCTGCTGTTTACCCCGTTCATGCTCAAGCCGGTGATCGCCAACTGGCCGCTGATCCGCCCCAACCTGGGCAAGATCTTCATTCTCGGCGTGCTGGGCATGGCCGTGTACCAGAGCCTGGCCTATTACGCGGCCACGCTGACCAGCGCCACCAACATGGGCATCATCCTCTCGCTGATGCCGCTGATGGCACTGACCGCCGCCATCATCAGCCTGGGCCAGCGCCTGACCTTTGGCGCGCTGACGGGCGCGGTGCTGTCGTTTGCGGGCGTGGTGGTGGTGGTGTCATCCGGCAGCCTGGGCACGTTGCTGCAACATGGGGTCAACCTGGGCGACGGCATGATGCTGATCGCCACGCTGGCCTACGCGGTCTACAGCACCTTGCTGAAAAAATGGCAGCTGCGCCTGCCGCCGTTGGTGCTGCTGTACCTGCAGGTGCTGGTGGCGGTGGTGGTGCTGTTGCCGCTGTTTCTGTTCTCCGCCAAGGCCGGCCTGGGCTGGGCGAATATCCCGCTGGTGTTGTATGCGTGCCTGCTGGCGTCGATGCTGGCGCCGCTGGCGTGGATGCATTCGGTCAAAGCCCTGGGCCCAAGCCGTACCACGCTGTTTTTCAACTTGCTGCCGTTGATTACCGCGCTGATTGCAGCGGTGGTGCTCAAGGAAGAGCTGGCGCTGTATCACGTGGTGGGTGGGTTGCTGACCCTGGGCGGGGTGATCCTGTCGGAACGCTGGACGACACCGGTCAGGCGCTCTGCTGACACATCCTGTTAA
- a CDS encoding helix-turn-helix transcriptional regulator, translating to MSRHTVRLPDFASLPSPVYFRYSDFAPDTECTPHQHAWGSLDYSASGVMRMEVAGSRFMSPPQYAVWVPPHTEHSSYNAEAIVYHSVGLAPQLCEQLPRQPCTLAISDILKAILKDFALRDVNQPQTDADIRLAQVLVDQLKQAPIHDGFLPYARHAGLLGVLEGMQAEPGDNRPLAQWAEQVHVSERTLARQFVRELGMSFGEWRQRLRYLAAIEALDSERSVQHVAFDLGYSSASAFIAMFQRHAGCTPEHYRRANIRGR from the coding sequence ATGTCCAGACACACCGTACGCCTGCCCGATTTCGCCAGCCTGCCCAGCCCCGTGTACTTCCGTTACTCCGACTTCGCCCCGGACACCGAATGCACCCCGCACCAGCACGCCTGGGGTTCGCTGGACTATTCGGCCAGCGGCGTGATGCGCATGGAAGTGGCCGGCAGCCGTTTCATGTCGCCGCCGCAGTACGCGGTGTGGGTGCCGCCGCATACCGAGCACAGTTCCTACAATGCCGAGGCGATCGTCTACCACTCGGTGGGCCTGGCGCCGCAGCTTTGCGAGCAACTGCCTCGGCAGCCTTGCACCCTGGCCATCAGTGACATCCTCAAGGCCATCCTCAAGGATTTTGCCCTGCGTGACGTCAATCAGCCGCAGACCGACGCCGATATCCGCCTGGCCCAGGTGCTGGTGGACCAGCTCAAGCAGGCGCCGATCCACGATGGCTTCCTGCCTTACGCGCGCCATGCCGGCCTGCTCGGTGTATTGGAAGGCATGCAGGCCGAACCTGGCGACAATCGCCCGCTGGCGCAATGGGCCGAACAGGTGCATGTCAGCGAGCGCACCCTGGCGCGTCAGTTTGTGCGTGAGCTGGGCATGAGCTTTGGTGAGTGGCGCCAGCGCCTGCGCTATCTGGCGGCCATCGAAGCCCTCGACAGCGAGCGCAGCGTGCAACACGTGGCGTTTGACCTGGGCTACAGCAGCGCCTCTGCGTTTATCGCGATGTTCCAGCGCCACGCTGGCTGCACGCCGGAGCACTACCGCCGGGCGAATATCCGTGGCCGGTGA
- a CDS encoding urease accessory protein UreF, whose protein sequence is MNPAWALLRLASPQLPIGGYSYSQGLEMAVENGRVNDAASARRWISDQLLLNLARFEAPLLLAHCRAAADQAWPRLAQLCEEHRASRETRELYQESRQMGYSLQQLLTGLPELDTAARDFLGQHPEPHLALGWALAARAWAISPDDALAAWLWSWLENQLAVLMKTLPLGQQAAQRLTSELLPLLQQAQQAAGHIEPDHLGSAAFGLSLACMAHERQYSRLFRS, encoded by the coding sequence ATGAACCCAGCCTGGGCGCTGTTGCGCCTGGCCAGTCCGCAGTTGCCGATTGGCGGTTACAGCTATTCCCAGGGCCTGGAAATGGCCGTGGAGAATGGCCGCGTCAACGATGCCGCCAGCGCGCGGCGTTGGATCAGCGATCAATTGCTGCTCAACCTCGCACGGTTCGAAGCGCCGTTGCTGCTGGCCCACTGCCGCGCCGCCGCTGACCAGGCATGGCCACGCCTGGCGCAGTTGTGTGAAGAACACCGTGCCAGCCGCGAAACCCGCGAGCTGTACCAGGAGAGCCGGCAAATGGGCTACTCCCTGCAACAACTGCTCACGGGCTTGCCGGAGCTGGACACCGCCGCCCGTGACTTCCTTGGCCAGCACCCCGAACCCCATCTGGCCCTTGGCTGGGCGCTGGCCGCGCGGGCCTGGGCAATCAGCCCGGACGACGCCCTCGCCGCCTGGCTATGGAGCTGGCTGGAAAACCAATTGGCCGTGCTGATGAAGACCCTGCCTCTGGGCCAACAGGCCGCACAGCGCCTGACCAGCGAGCTGCTGCCGTTGTTGCAGCAGGCCCAGCAGGCGGCCGGTCACATCGAACCCGATCATCTGGGCAGCGCCGCCTTCGGCCTGTCTTTAGCGTGCATGGCCCACGAGCGCCAGTACAGCCGCCTGTTCCGTTCCTGA
- a CDS encoding C40 family peptidase, translating to MFKSFICLVVVSLSCFINSAAASFQHRAPFDASLQSSPVENVIDRAHQLLGTPYKWGGTSAKQGFDCSSLLVYLFKTQANIQLPRTTQAMHRSTAATIGRNALKPGDAVFFKGNGRGQVSHVGLYIGEGKFIHSPRAGKNVRIDSLSNSYWDRNYTTAKRFHKAG from the coding sequence ATGTTCAAGTCATTTATCTGCCTGGTTGTCGTCAGCCTGTCCTGTTTCATCAATTCTGCCGCTGCCAGTTTCCAGCATCGGGCACCCTTCGACGCTTCATTGCAATCCTCGCCGGTTGAGAATGTGATCGACCGTGCCCACCAACTGCTGGGCACGCCTTACAAGTGGGGCGGTACGTCGGCAAAGCAGGGTTTCGATTGCAGCAGCCTGCTGGTTTATCTGTTCAAGACCCAGGCCAATATCCAGCTGCCGCGCACGACCCAAGCGATGCATCGCTCCACCGCCGCCACCATCGGGCGTAACGCGCTCAAGCCGGGTGACGCGGTGTTCTTCAAAGGCAATGGGCGTGGGCAGGTCAGCCATGTCGGCCTTTATATAGGCGAAGGCAAATTCATCCATTCACCGCGTGCCGGCAAGAACGTGCGTATCGATTCGTTGAGCAATAGTTACTGGGACAGGAACTACACCACCGCCAAGCGCTTTCATAAGGCCGGTTGA
- a CDS encoding ferritin-like domain-containing protein: MTEAHLTDVATLRSRARQNVENGAVTEGYDADREEIIRLLNEALATELVCVLRYKRHYFMASGLKASVAADEFLEHATQEAEHADKLAERIVQLGGEPEFNPDLLSKNSHAQYVAGNSLKEMVYEDLVAERIAVDSYREIIQYIGDKDPTTRRIFEDILAQEEEHADDMADILQDL; the protein is encoded by the coding sequence ATGACTGAAGCACACTTGACTGACGTTGCGACCCTGCGCAGCCGCGCCCGCCAGAACGTCGAAAACGGTGCCGTGACCGAAGGCTATGACGCCGACCGCGAAGAAATCATTCGCCTGCTCAACGAAGCATTGGCCACCGAACTGGTCTGTGTGTTGCGCTACAAGCGTCACTACTTCATGGCCAGCGGCCTGAAAGCCAGCGTCGCCGCCGATGAGTTCCTGGAGCACGCCACCCAGGAAGCCGAACACGCCGACAAACTCGCCGAGCGTATCGTGCAACTGGGCGGCGAGCCGGAATTCAACCCCGACCTGTTGTCGAAAAACTCCCACGCCCAATACGTGGCGGGTAACTCGCTCAAGGAAATGGTCTACGAAGACCTGGTGGCCGAGCGGATCGCGGTGGACAGCTATCGCGAGATCATCCAGTACATCGGCGACAAAGATCCGACTACCCGTCGCATCTTCGAAGACATCCTGGCCCAGGAAGAAGAACACGCCGACGACATGGCGGATATTCTGCAGGACCTGTAA